One segment of Nostoc flagelliforme CCNUN1 DNA contains the following:
- a CDS encoding helix-turn-helix domain-containing protein has translation MPKSVFSEEYNRFRQLLIEARKAAKLTQAELSAKLELPQSYVSKYERGERRLDVIEFLQVAQVLEIDPLAFIEELLKYQKET, from the coding sequence GTGCCTAAATCAGTTTTCAGCGAAGAGTACAATCGGTTTCGCCAGCTACTTATCGAAGCCCGAAAAGCTGCCAAGCTCACTCAAGCAGAGTTGTCGGCAAAGCTAGAGCTTCCGCAATCCTATGTATCAAAGTATGAACGTGGAGAGCGTCGTCTTGACGTGATTGAATTTTTACAAGTTGCCCAAGTGCTTGAAATAGATCCGCTTGCTTTTATAGAAGAACTGTTGAAATACCAAAAGGAGACATAA
- a CDS encoding D-2-hydroxyacid dehydrogenase has product MVKLILPDHLIADIEPHLPSDINVVEVDSEGNLDGDASDAEIYVNGFYLKTSTHNKVLTAAPALRWQQSPSAGVNHILTPTFLQKDIILTNGAGVHAIPISEFVLAFMLHHAKNLRKLQTLQDEHTWVRGVFLEELADANLLILGTGNIGQAIASRAKAFGVTVWGSRRHPEPLPNFDKIVGVDEWRSLLPAADYVVIATPLTPETKGLIDEAALRSMRQSAYLINIARGAIVDEAALLTALREGWIAGAGLDTVATEPLPPESPLWSLPNAFITPHCSALSPRLRERIAQLFIDNLKRYQTGQPLRNVVDKQAGY; this is encoded by the coding sequence ATGGTGAAACTAATTTTACCCGATCATCTCATTGCTGATATTGAGCCACACCTACCATCTGATATAAATGTTGTGGAGGTGGATAGTGAAGGTAATCTTGATGGTGATGCTAGTGATGCAGAAATTTATGTTAACGGATTTTACCTGAAGACTTCTACCCATAACAAAGTACTGACAGCAGCACCCGCGCTGCGTTGGCAACAGTCACCGAGTGCTGGCGTGAATCACATTCTCACACCAACTTTTTTGCAAAAGGACATTATCCTCACTAATGGCGCAGGGGTTCATGCGATTCCAATTTCGGAATTTGTACTGGCATTCATGCTCCATCACGCCAAGAATCTGCGGAAATTGCAAACTTTGCAGGATGAACACACTTGGGTAAGAGGAGTATTTCTTGAAGAGTTGGCAGATGCGAATTTATTAATTCTCGGTACTGGTAATATTGGTCAAGCGATCGCATCTCGTGCCAAAGCCTTTGGAGTCACAGTTTGGGGTAGTCGCCGCCATCCCGAACCTTTACCGAATTTTGACAAAATTGTAGGTGTCGATGAGTGGCGATCGCTCCTGCCAGCAGCAGACTATGTAGTTATTGCTACACCATTAACTCCAGAAACTAAAGGCTTGATCGATGAAGCAGCATTGCGCTCTATGCGTCAGTCTGCTTACTTAATTAACATTGCTCGTGGTGCGATCGTAGATGAAGCCGCATTACTCACCGCACTACGTGAGGGATGGATTGCGGGTGCTGGATTAGATACTGTAGCTACAGAACCTCTGCCGCCGGAAAGTCCCTTGTGGTCGTTGCCAAACGCCTTTATCACCCCCCATTGTTCAGCCCTTTCGCCACGTCTCAGAGAGCGAATAGCACAACTATTTATTGACAATCTCAAACGCTACCAAACCGGTCAGCCCTTGCGGAACGTCGTAGACAAGCAAGCAGGATACTAA
- a CDS encoding PDDEXK family nuclease encodes MNTQYQKEWHEIITTLTRMPLHIKASDQAGIQGNTIFDPVGTNEYIKAAFIHDGWQSNIPIPAPYRFLGTDVDFAKSGIIIEIQFSNYAYLLNNTLRSELFFKAKTEFVGYQTNLVIIVTKALMFPASNSTLYYEQAVNQLTALSKYQVFDVPIRLVGLFEQQNTIVPIIWTEYSSKRYSRTVNIRVSRQCQIIAGRSARSRCLLNLL; translated from the coding sequence ATTAATACCCAATACCAGAAAGAATGGCATGAGATTATTACTACTCTCACTAGAATGCCTTTGCACATCAAGGCTTCAGATCAAGCTGGAATTCAGGGTAATACAATATTTGATCCAGTAGGTACGAACGAATATATTAAAGCTGCTTTTATTCATGATGGTTGGCAATCAAATATTCCCATTCCAGCACCTTATAGATTTTTAGGTACAGATGTTGATTTTGCCAAATCTGGCATCATCATTGAAATTCAATTTTCTAACTACGCCTACTTACTCAATAACACTTTGCGTTCAGAATTGTTCTTCAAAGCTAAAACTGAATTTGTTGGATACCAGACTAATTTGGTAATTATAGTAACAAAGGCTCTGATGTTTCCTGCTTCTAATAGTACTCTTTATTACGAGCAAGCTGTTAATCAGTTAACAGCTTTGAGTAAATACCAAGTTTTTGATGTACCAATCAGACTGGTTGGATTATTTGAACAACAGAATACAATAGTGCCTATCATCTGGACTGAGTATTCATCTAAAAGATATTCTAGAACTGTGAATATTAGAGTTAGTCGCCAATGTCAAATCATTGCTGGACGTTCAGCCCGTAGTCGTTGTTTACTTAACTTATTGTAA
- the ssuC gene encoding aliphatic sulfonate ABC transporter permease SsuC: protein MTITFKHTKGNNNISLSEVLDNPQIEKIVPWIVPVLVLVLWELSSRTGLLSTRILPAPSGVIATAIKLASTGELFQHIGISAGRAISGFIVGGSIGFGLGLLNGFSRIAEKLLDSSLQMLRTIPNLALIPLVILWFGIGDQARLFLVSMGVFFPIYLNTFHGIRSVDPGLIEMGKVYGLKTPQLLWQIIFPGALSSILVGVRFSLGIMWLTLIVAETIAADSGLGYMAMNAREFMQTDVVVLSIVIYALLGKLADAVAKGLETKFLAWNPNYQKS from the coding sequence ATGACTATTACCTTTAAACACACCAAAGGCAACAATAATATATCCTTGAGCGAGGTGTTAGACAACCCGCAAATCGAGAAAATAGTTCCTTGGATTGTTCCTGTTCTAGTACTAGTACTTTGGGAACTTTCTTCCAGAACTGGTTTGCTCTCAACCAGAATTTTACCAGCCCCTAGTGGCGTAATCGCTACAGCGATTAAACTAGCCTCCACCGGAGAACTTTTTCAACATATAGGAATTAGTGCTGGACGGGCGATATCTGGTTTTATAGTTGGTGGCAGTATTGGCTTCGGTTTGGGATTACTGAATGGCTTTTCCCGTATAGCAGAAAAGTTATTGGATAGTTCTCTGCAAATGCTCCGTACTATACCCAATTTGGCATTAATTCCGCTAGTGATTCTCTGGTTTGGTATTGGGGATCAAGCTAGATTATTTCTAGTGTCTATGGGTGTATTTTTTCCGATATACCTCAATACATTTCATGGGATTCGCAGTGTTGACCCTGGACTGATTGAAATGGGAAAAGTGTATGGGTTAAAAACACCACAACTTCTGTGGCAAATCATTTTTCCAGGAGCTTTGTCTTCGATTCTCGTTGGTGTCCGTTTTTCCTTGGGGATTATGTGGCTGACACTAATTGTGGCAGAAACGATCGCAGCAGATTCTGGACTGGGTTATATGGCAATGAATGCCCGTGAGTTTATGCAAACCGATGTTGTGGTCTTGAGTATTGTAATCTATGCACTGCTGGGTAAATTAGCAGATGCTGTTGCCAAAGGATTAGAAACCAAATTCTTGGCTTGGAACCCCAATTATCAAAAGTCATAA
- a CDS encoding transposase, with translation MKGFEDFLSRTQVSLDALFCHVDDFCKAFESQWHKKLLVHGVSRRIRARSLCLSEIMTILIAFHQNHYRNFKHFYLNHVQQQWSCAFPGLPSQKLADQLLEDFGIQFFAKPRRNMKNKLMLLHDKLLSRKRSIIETINDQLKNISQIEHSRHRSPVNFCVNVLCGLIAYCHQPKKPSLQMEWLLSQTA, from the coding sequence ATCAAGGGTTTTGAGGATTTCTTATCCCGAACTCAGGTTAGTTTAGATGCTTTATTTTGCCATGTAGATGATTTCTGTAAGGCGTTTGAAAGCCAATGGCACAAAAAGCTGTTGGTACATGGAGTCAGCAGACGGATTCGGGCTAGAAGTCTGTGTTTGAGTGAAATAATGACGATACTGATTGCATTCCATCAGAATCACTACCGGAATTTTAAGCATTTTTATTTAAATCATGTTCAACAGCAATGGAGTTGTGCTTTTCCTGGTCTGCCCAGTCAGAAACTAGCCGATCAACTTTTAGAAGACTTTGGCATTCAATTTTTTGCCAAACCCCGTCGCAACATGAAAAACAAGCTGATGCTTCTCCATGACAAGCTGTTATCCCGTAAACGCTCTATCATTGAAACCATTAACGACCAACTCAAAAATATTTCTCAGATTGAACATTCAAGACACCGAAGTCCTGTTAATTTTTGCGTTAATGTTCTGTGTGGATTAATTGCTTATTGCCATCAACCTAAGAAACCCAGCCTTCAGATGGAGTGGCTTTTATCTCAAACAGCTTAA
- a CDS encoding glycerol-3-phosphate acyltransferase, which yields MFEPWGVLVILIVCPLLGGLPLIAWITYALTRKQLSQVGTKNISVSAAFYHGGRFVGILAVLSEALKGVAAVLLTRVFFPEGSSWELIALITLVIGRYWIGRGAGTTNVVWGFVVHDPLVAIFVSFFAGITFTILQSRKVVKFGVLLLFPLFVIILHISDFPRMLAAIALAGLMGWIYTKIPDDMNLPAQEAQAESQAMLEFLRGDRAMVSLEEELDAAIVGEKAATLSQIKRWGYPVPKGWVLAPIDDPDLLTEFLQPSELSPLVVRSSAIGEDSEHSSAAGQYETVLNVTSPEALQSAIAQVQASYNHPSAVQYRRDRGLNDTAMAVLIQQQVQSVYSGVAFSRDPITQQGDAIIIEALPGSPTQVVSGKVTPEQYRAFVIETENSSSVQLEGQGRVPQALIKQVAYLAYRLEKRYHGTPQDIEWSYDGQTLWVLQSRPITTLLPIWTRKIAAEVIPGVIHPLTWSINRPLTCGVWGDFFTLVLGDRALGLDFNETATLHYSRAYFNASLLGDIFIRMGLPPESLEFLTRGAKLSKPSLQSTWENLPGLGKLLRRELSLEKDFKEDYHKRFIPGLSQLAQEDIDNLEPAKLLIRIDFILELLRHGTYYSILAPLSAAVRQAIFRVKDGQIDNSVTPEVAALRSLSALATDAKQVLLEFEPQRVFEQLKQTPEGEKILREFDELLQDYGYLSEVGTDISVPTWRENPQMIKQMFVQLMQGNEPQSGAKDAINSIFAGKRKRGFVQRRVDIKGRVTEVYSRLLAELRWSFLALEKIWLKSGLLKKTGDIFFLEFDEVRRLIAGDDSRLIEELDELVESRRSQFVQDSEIIQVPLLVYGNTPPHPLAPSELYSDQILQGIGASQGQAEGRVKVLRNLQDVPDIDRDTILVVPYTDSGWAPLLLRAGGLIAEVGGRLSHGAIVAREYGIPAVMDVQGATWLLQDGQRVRIDGSRGIVELSNDLRPE from the coding sequence ATGTTTGAACCTTGGGGTGTCTTAGTTATTTTAATTGTCTGCCCCCTTTTGGGCGGATTACCCCTGATTGCATGGATTACTTACGCGCTAACGCGCAAGCAATTATCACAAGTTGGTACAAAAAACATTAGTGTATCAGCTGCCTTTTATCACGGCGGTAGGTTTGTAGGAATTCTGGCAGTCTTGTCAGAAGCTTTGAAAGGAGTTGCAGCAGTCTTACTCACCCGCGTTTTCTTCCCGGAGGGATCGTCTTGGGAATTAATCGCCCTTATCACTCTGGTAATAGGTAGATACTGGATAGGCAGAGGGGCAGGTACAACAAATGTCGTCTGGGGATTTGTCGTACATGATCCACTGGTGGCAATATTTGTATCCTTCTTTGCAGGAATTACCTTTACAATTCTGCAATCGAGAAAGGTAGTAAAATTTGGGGTTTTGCTTCTCTTTCCTCTGTTTGTGATCATTCTCCACATTAGCGATTTCCCCAGAATGCTTGCTGCTATCGCCTTAGCTGGTTTAATGGGCTGGATTTATACTAAAATTCCTGATGATATGAATCTGCCAGCCCAAGAGGCACAAGCAGAATCGCAAGCGATGTTGGAGTTTTTACGCGGTGATCGCGCTATGGTTTCTCTAGAGGAAGAGTTGGATGCTGCTATTGTCGGAGAAAAGGCGGCTACGTTATCTCAAATTAAGCGCTGGGGTTATCCAGTCCCGAAAGGGTGGGTACTCGCCCCAATTGATGATCCCGATCTGTTGACAGAATTTCTTCAGCCATCAGAGTTATCTCCCTTAGTGGTACGTTCTTCTGCCATTGGAGAAGACTCAGAACACTCTTCTGCTGCTGGGCAGTATGAAACAGTTTTAAATGTTACCAGCCCAGAGGCATTACAATCAGCGATCGCTCAAGTTCAAGCTTCCTACAATCATCCGTCTGCTGTGCAATATCGGCGCGATCGCGGCTTAAATGATACAGCAATGGCTGTGTTGATTCAACAACAAGTCCAAAGTGTATATTCTGGTGTAGCTTTCAGCCGCGATCCCATTACTCAGCAAGGTGATGCAATCATTATTGAAGCCCTTCCAGGCAGCCCGACGCAAGTCGTTTCGGGAAAAGTCACACCAGAACAATATCGCGCTTTTGTCATTGAAACAGAAAATTCTTCCTCTGTGCAATTAGAGGGGCAAGGACGAGTTCCACAAGCATTAATTAAGCAAGTTGCATACTTAGCCTATCGACTCGAAAAACGTTATCATGGCACTCCTCAAGATATCGAATGGAGTTACGACGGTCAAACACTCTGGGTGTTGCAATCTCGACCGATCACCACTCTACTACCAATCTGGACACGCAAAATCGCTGCCGAAGTTATTCCCGGAGTAATTCACCCCTTAACATGGTCGATTAATCGTCCCTTAACTTGTGGAGTTTGGGGAGACTTTTTTACTCTAGTTTTGGGCGATCGCGCTTTAGGGTTAGATTTCAATGAAACAGCAACTCTGCACTATTCAAGAGCTTATTTTAATGCATCCCTATTAGGAGATATTTTTATCCGCATGGGATTGCCGCCGGAAAGTTTGGAATTTTTAACTAGAGGAGCTAAATTAAGTAAACCGTCCTTGCAGTCAACCTGGGAGAATTTACCAGGACTAGGAAAGTTGCTGAGGCGGGAATTAAGTTTAGAAAAAGACTTCAAGGAAGATTATCACAAACGGTTCATTCCTGGTTTGTCGCAGTTGGCACAAGAAGATATAGATAACTTGGAACCAGCCAAGCTGCTAATCAGAATTGACTTTATTTTAGAGTTGCTACGTCATGGGACATATTACAGTATTTTAGCTCCCTTAAGTGCTGCGGTGCGGCAAGCGATTTTTCGGGTGAAGGATGGGCAAATTGATAATAGCGTTACTCCAGAGGTAGCGGCATTGCGATCGCTAAGTGCTTTAGCAACAGATGCTAAACAAGTATTGCTTGAGTTTGAACCACAGCGAGTATTTGAGCAATTAAAGCAAACCCCAGAGGGAGAAAAGATCCTGCGAGAATTTGACGAATTACTCCAGGATTACGGCTATTTAAGTGAAGTGGGAACTGATATTTCCGTTCCTACTTGGCGGGAAAATCCCCAGATGATTAAGCAGATGTTTGTGCAGTTAATGCAGGGTAACGAACCACAATCAGGCGCTAAAGACGCAATTAATAGCATTTTTGCTGGTAAGCGCAAACGTGGATTTGTGCAACGGCGTGTAGATATCAAGGGACGAGTTACCGAAGTTTATTCACGGCTTTTGGCTGAATTGCGTTGGAGTTTTCTAGCTTTAGAGAAAATTTGGTTAAAGTCCGGCTTACTCAAAAAAACAGGAGATATCTTTTTTCTAGAGTTTGATGAAGTGCGGCGTTTAATTGCGGGTGACGATTCTAGGTTAATTGAGGAGTTAGATGAGTTAGTGGAATCGAGGCGATCGCAATTCGTCCAAGATAGCGAGATCATTCAAGTACCCCTTTTAGTCTACGGCAATACACCCCCTCACCCCTTAGCTCCCTCTGAACTTTACTCCGATCAAATCTTACAAGGGATTGGAGCCAGTCAGGGACAAGCTGAAGGCAGGGTGAAGGTGTTGCGAAATTTACAAGACGTGCCAGACATTGATCGAGATACGATTCTGGTAGTACCTTACACAGATTCCGGCTGGGCACCTTTGTTATTAAGGGCTGGAGGATTAATTGCCGAAGTTGGTGGACGGCTTTCTCATGGTGCGATCGTTGCTCGTGAGTATGGGATTCCCGCTGTTATGGATGTTCAAGGCGCTACATGGCTACTGCAAGATGGTCAACGAGTAAGGATTGATGGTTCTAGGGGTATCGTGGAATTATCTAACGATTTAAGACCCGAATGA
- a CDS encoding DUF4174 domain-containing protein: MNNSVLIALPLLACIILSPVSKADTVQSSINHAIKMSSFNLSSQKWKNRVLLVFAPSVDNPIYQQQMQLLQKHNSGFADRDLVLVQVLATNESYANRQLIDESSAAKLRDRFGVDKENFRVILVGKDGGVKRSDATPVQATAIFEEIDAMPMRQQEMQERRRK, from the coding sequence GTGAATAATTCAGTATTAATTGCCCTTCCCCTATTAGCGTGTATAATCCTGTCGCCAGTTAGCAAAGCTGATACTGTCCAAAGTTCAATCAATCATGCCATCAAAATGTCTTCATTCAACCTCAGTTCCCAAAAATGGAAAAACCGTGTGCTACTAGTCTTTGCACCGTCTGTTGATAACCCTATCTATCAGCAGCAAATGCAACTATTACAAAAGCATAATAGCGGTTTTGCAGATCGGGATTTAGTTCTCGTTCAGGTTTTGGCAACAAATGAAAGCTATGCCAACAGACAGCTAATAGATGAGTCTTCTGCTGCCAAGTTGCGCGATCGCTTTGGGGTTGACAAAGAAAATTTCCGCGTGATTTTGGTGGGTAAAGATGGTGGTGTTAAGCGCAGTGATGCTACACCAGTGCAGGCGACAGCAATTTTTGAAGAAATTGACGCTATGCCCATGCGTCAGCAAGAAATGCAAGAGCGACGCAGAAAGTAA
- a CDS encoding ATP-binding cassette domain-containing protein: MSSNVQGTQLSILDLTKAFGKKTVLNSLNLEVKAGEFVAIVGRSGCGKSTLLRLVSGLDKATSGGILLDGEPLRRLSRSVTVMFQDPRLLPWKRVVQNVGLGLEGNWREKALWALDKVGLKDRADEWPYVLSGGQRQRVSLARALVSQPRLLLLDEPLGALDALTRLEMQHLIENLWQERRFTAFLVTHDVEEAVALADRVIVIEQGQISVDLPVRLSRPRDRSSEAFVNIRETVLQRVMSNEGSQPNNQLLQLSS, from the coding sequence GTGAGTTCTAATGTACAAGGTACACAGCTAAGTATTTTGGATTTGACGAAGGCTTTTGGCAAAAAAACTGTTTTAAACTCGTTGAATTTAGAAGTTAAAGCAGGTGAGTTTGTCGCTATTGTCGGACGTAGTGGTTGTGGTAAAAGTACCTTATTGCGTCTTGTGTCAGGGTTAGATAAAGCAACTTCAGGCGGAATACTACTGGATGGAGAACCACTGCGTAGACTCAGCCGCTCTGTAACGGTAATGTTTCAAGACCCCCGCTTGCTGCCGTGGAAGCGTGTTGTTCAGAATGTGGGGTTGGGCTTGGAAGGTAATTGGCGTGAAAAAGCTTTGTGGGCACTTGATAAAGTCGGACTCAAAGATCGGGCTGATGAGTGGCCGTATGTCTTATCTGGTGGACAACGGCAACGGGTATCATTGGCAAGAGCATTAGTCAGTCAGCCTCGTTTGTTGTTGTTAGATGAACCTTTGGGAGCATTAGATGCTCTAACTCGCCTAGAAATGCAGCATTTAATTGAAAATTTATGGCAAGAGCGGAGATTTACTGCATTTTTGGTTACTCACGATGTGGAAGAGGCTGTGGCTTTGGCAGACCGAGTGATAGTGATTGAACAAGGGCAGATTTCTGTGGATTTGCCCGTGAGACTTTCACGTCCGCGAGATAGAAGTAGCGAAGCGTTTGTCAATATTAGAGAAACAGTTCTTCAGCGAGTAATGAGTAATGAAGGTAGTCAGCCAAATAACCAATTATTGCAGTTGAGTAGCTAA
- a CDS encoding GNAT family N-acetyltransferase: MIIRKLTEDDAEDYRQIRLEALYKNQDSFGTTYHEEAIKTIEQFRDRIPVNNNNFILGCFENKELIGIVAFHQESRIKLRHKAYISSMYVQQECRGKGIGKLLLNKLIERAKVIKQLEILLLDVVKSNFSAKKLYLSFGFQIYGVEKMAYKFNNQYFDLDLMCLKIK, encoded by the coding sequence ATGATCATTAGAAAATTAACAGAGGATGATGCAGAAGATTATAGACAGATCAGATTAGAAGCTTTATATAAAAATCAAGATTCATTTGGCACAACATATCATGAAGAAGCAATTAAGACGATAGAACAATTTCGGGATAGAATACCAGTAAATAACAATAACTTTATTTTGGGCTGTTTTGAGAATAAAGAGTTAATTGGAATAGTCGCATTTCACCAAGAATCAAGAATAAAACTCAGGCATAAAGCATATATTAGCAGTATGTATGTTCAACAAGAATGTCGAGGGAAAGGTATAGGAAAATTATTACTAAATAAATTAATTGAAAGAGCAAAAGTTATTAAACAATTAGAAATATTATTACTTGATGTTGTTAAAAGTAATTTTTCAGCAAAAAAACTTTATTTATCATTTGGTTTTCAAATATATGGAGTAGAGAAAATGGCGTATAAATTTAATAATCAATATTTTGATTTGGATCTTATGTGTTTAAAAATTAAGTAA
- a CDS encoding D-2-hydroxyacid dehydrogenase: MKLILPLDLVADIEPHLPPDTEVVRVDVEGNLDGDASDAEVYFSWFLSRSPTLHKILEAAPALRWHHAPNAGVNHILTPTYLERDIILTNGAGVHGIPIAEFVITYILAHAKHLSELYALQAERHWKKGFAIQELTDATLLIIGAGGIGQEIAARAKPFGLKIIGSRRHPQELPNFDKVVGADEWRSLLPGVDYVVIATPLTLETKEFIDESVLRALPKHAYLINIARGGVVDESALIKALTEGWIAGAALDTVNSEPLPPESPLWSLPNIFITPHTSGHSPKSKQRSIALFIDNLKRYQAGQPLRNVVDKEAGY; the protein is encoded by the coding sequence ATGAAGCTGATTTTGCCCCTTGATCTCGTTGCTGACATTGAGCCTCATCTACCACCTGATACAGAGGTTGTCAGGGTAGATGTTGAAGGGAATTTAGACGGGGATGCTAGCGATGCTGAAGTTTATTTCAGTTGGTTTTTATCGAGAAGTCCGACGCTGCATAAAATACTAGAAGCAGCACCTGCACTGCGTTGGCATCATGCACCAAATGCAGGGGTGAATCACATCCTGACACCAACTTATTTGGAAAGAGATATTATCCTCACAAATGGGGCCGGAGTGCATGGGATTCCGATCGCAGAATTTGTAATCACTTATATACTGGCTCATGCCAAGCATTTGTCAGAATTATATGCTTTACAGGCAGAACGTCACTGGAAAAAAGGCTTTGCCATCCAAGAGTTGACAGATGCGACCTTGCTAATTATTGGCGCTGGTGGTATTGGTCAAGAAATCGCCGCCCGTGCTAAACCCTTTGGCTTGAAAATTATTGGCAGTCGCCGTCATCCCCAAGAGCTACCAAATTTTGATAAAGTAGTGGGTGCTGATGAATGGCGATCGCTCCTACCAGGAGTTGATTATGTAGTTATTGCGACACCACTAACTCTAGAAACCAAAGAATTTATTGATGAATCTGTATTGCGAGCGCTCCCAAAACATGCATACCTAATTAATATTGCTCGCGGTGGCGTAGTCGATGAATCGGCATTAATAAAAGCGCTCACAGAAGGTTGGATTGCAGGTGCAGCATTAGACACAGTTAACTCAGAACCACTACCACCAGAAAGTCCTTTGTGGTCACTCCCTAACATCTTTATCACACCTCATACTTCCGGTCATTCCCCAAAAAGTAAACAGCGTTCAATAGCGCTATTTATCGACAATCTGAAGCGTTACCAAGCTGGTCAGCCGTTACGAAATGTAGTAGACAAAGAAGCAGGATACTAA
- the cobJ gene encoding precorrin-3B C(17)-methyltransferase, translating to MLMNVAPAIVILGQNSVTVARKIITVLPGATLYGLADRTSGVDVSFTNFGETLRELFAQGTPLIGICAAGILIRTLAPVISDKRQEPPVLAVAEDGSAVVPLLGGLGGVNDLARRIAEALDVKPAITTTGDLRLGTTLLSPPPEYHLANPEDAKKFISDLLAGAKVKLEGTAAWLSHSKLPIDPQGDLTIQVTERLVAPTANCLVYHPATIAIAISDIIDDAVALVQQLLADASLEKASVAGIFAPITAAADPTIHAVASAFGVPARFFTPNQLENLLSQGYSPAQAIAIAATGTSPLSSSSPHIVIAIAPQPIDPNTIGQPRGRLAIIGTGPGGSQWMSPEVREILKSATDLVGYKTYLDLVGSLADGKQRHESDNREEEARAKMALDLAATGRYVAVVSSGDPGIYAMATAVFEVCDRYAKPEWDTIDIHVAPGISAMQAAAAAIGAPLGHDFCAISLSDILKPWSAIEQRIAAAAEADFVIAFYNPVSKERTWQLAEARNILLRHRTPDTPVVLARNLGRPGQAVKVITLDQLAPASADMRTIILVGSTKTRTIKRSDGNIWVYTPRRYTE from the coding sequence ATGTTGATGAACGTTGCACCCGCCATTGTAATACTAGGTCAAAATAGCGTCACAGTAGCACGCAAAATCATCACAGTCCTGCCAGGGGCGACACTATACGGTCTAGCCGATCGCACATCTGGAGTTGATGTCAGCTTTACTAACTTTGGCGAGACGTTACGCGAGTTATTTGCCCAAGGAACACCGCTAATTGGCATTTGTGCTGCCGGCATTTTAATTAGAACGCTAGCGCCTGTAATCTCGGATAAACGACAGGAACCACCAGTGCTGGCTGTGGCTGAAGATGGTAGTGCTGTTGTTCCCCTCTTGGGCGGACTTGGTGGGGTAAACGATTTGGCTCGTCGCATTGCCGAAGCCCTTGATGTCAAACCTGCAATTACGACCACAGGCGATTTACGTTTGGGCACAACACTGTTATCTCCTCCCCCTGAATACCATTTAGCAAACCCAGAGGATGCTAAGAAATTTATCTCAGATTTGCTAGCCGGGGCAAAAGTCAAGTTAGAAGGCACAGCAGCTTGGTTAAGCCATAGTAAACTGCCCATAGATCCACAGGGAGATTTGACCATTCAAGTTACGGAACGTTTGGTGGCTCCTACAGCCAACTGCCTTGTCTACCACCCAGCAACGATCGCGATCGCAATTAGTGACATCATTGATGATGCAGTAGCTTTAGTACAGCAGCTACTAGCTGATGCCTCATTAGAAAAAGCATCAGTCGCCGGGATATTTGCACCGATCACCGCCGCAGCCGATCCCACAATCCACGCCGTAGCTAGCGCCTTCGGAGTGCCTGCCCGCTTTTTTACCCCAAATCAGCTAGAAAATCTGTTATCACAAGGTTATAGCCCCGCCCAAGCAATAGCGATCGCCGCCACAGGCACATCCCCCTTATCCTCCTCATCTCCCCACATAGTGATCGCCATTGCCCCTCAACCAATTGACCCCAACACCATCGGTCAACCACGCGGACGGTTAGCGATTATTGGCACAGGCCCTGGTGGATCGCAATGGATGTCTCCCGAAGTGAGGGAGATACTCAAGTCGGCAACTGACCTAGTGGGTTATAAAACTTATTTAGATTTAGTTGGTTCTCTGGCTGATGGCAAGCAACGGCATGAGTCTGACAACCGCGAAGAAGAAGCACGGGCAAAAATGGCCCTTGATTTGGCAGCAACTGGGCGATATGTAGCTGTAGTTTCATCTGGTGACCCCGGTATCTATGCAATGGCAACAGCAGTTTTTGAGGTATGCGATCGCTATGCCAAACCTGAATGGGACACTATCGACATTCATGTAGCACCAGGCATCTCAGCTATGCAGGCAGCAGCAGCAGCCATTGGTGCGCCCCTTGGACATGACTTCTGTGCTATTTCCCTGTCTGACATCTTGAAACCTTGGTCTGCGATCGAACAACGAATTGCTGCTGCTGCTGAAGCTGATTTCGTAATTGCTTTCTACAATCCTGTTTCCAAAGAGCGTACCTGGCAACTGGCAGAAGCGAGAAATATTTTGCTGCGACATAGAACACCGGATACCCCAGTAGTGTTGGCCCGGAATCTCGGTAGGCCAGGACAGGCGGTAAAAGTGATTACACTTGACCAGTTAGCACCAGCAAGCGCTGATATGCGGACAATTATTCTCGTTGGTTCCACAAAAACCCGAACTATCAAGCGCAGCGATGGTAATATCTGGGTTTATACGCCGCGTCGGTATACCGAATAA